One window from the genome of Aeromonas sp. FDAARGOS 1405 encodes:
- a CDS encoding C69 family dipeptidase, whose product MKKHTLSLLSATLLTLLGTSADACTGLIVGKGASADGSVMIARNEDFGVNNWNKYLAFRPAQQNEGKLWKLGNGLEVPMPKAFLAYSAIHDWDATTSDPAGKYYEERGINEFNVTISATTSAEVNDKARKADPLIEKGVIEAIIPTLILPQARTAKEGVELLGRYVEQYGAGEGNSLYLADVNEAWLMEIGSGHHWIAVRVPDDSYAMVANGLRIHGVNLDSADVLHSPKLLEFVREHKLLDNADPKDFNFAKAFGVIADPYNVDREWLGQNMLTASHKQATRQAQYPLFMKPDAPIALPDVARVLSATYDGTPLAGKAERPIRVDRQLESHVIQLRKEMPKELQGLIWQSYGVLAESVMVPLYNTLENYPLPYRTGSDSYSDDSAYWQLRSLTALASADPDKYLPLLRGVWSKESTKLYKEVALLDKSLKQTYASDKATAIGLAADYSYGQLEQTYQMAKTLRYKLMTDLTKRTEKKYSPEEFKKIMSL is encoded by the coding sequence ATGAAAAAACACACCTTGAGTCTTCTCTCCGCCACCCTGCTCACCCTGCTTGGCACCAGTGCCGACGCCTGTACCGGTCTTATCGTCGGCAAGGGGGCCAGTGCCGATGGCAGCGTGATGATCGCCAGAAACGAGGATTTTGGCGTCAACAACTGGAACAAGTACCTCGCCTTCCGGCCCGCGCAGCAGAACGAGGGCAAACTCTGGAAACTGGGCAACGGGCTGGAAGTGCCGATGCCCAAGGCGTTCTTAGCCTACTCCGCCATCCACGACTGGGATGCCACCACCAGCGACCCGGCAGGCAAATATTATGAAGAGCGCGGCATCAACGAGTTCAACGTCACCATCTCGGCCACCACCAGTGCCGAGGTCAACGACAAGGCCCGGAAAGCCGATCCGCTGATTGAGAAGGGAGTGATTGAAGCCATCATCCCCACCCTGATCCTGCCGCAAGCCAGGACGGCCAAAGAGGGGGTCGAGCTGCTCGGCCGCTATGTGGAGCAATATGGTGCCGGTGAGGGCAACAGCCTCTATCTGGCGGATGTGAACGAAGCCTGGCTGATGGAGATTGGCTCCGGCCACCACTGGATCGCGGTGCGGGTGCCGGACGACAGCTACGCCATGGTGGCCAACGGCCTGCGCATCCACGGCGTCAATCTCGACAGCGCCGATGTGCTGCACTCGCCCAAGCTGCTGGAGTTCGTGCGCGAGCACAAACTGCTGGATAACGCCGACCCGAAAGATTTCAACTTCGCCAAGGCATTCGGAGTGATTGCCGACCCCTACAACGTGGATCGGGAGTGGCTCGGCCAGAACATGCTGACGGCCTCCCACAAACAGGCGACCCGGCAGGCGCAATATCCACTGTTTATGAAGCCGGATGCCCCCATCGCCTTGCCGGACGTAGCCAGGGTGCTGAGCGCCACCTATGACGGTACGCCGCTCGCGGGCAAGGCGGAGCGGCCGATCCGCGTCGATCGCCAGCTGGAATCCCACGTCATCCAGCTGCGCAAGGAGATGCCCAAAGAGCTGCAGGGGCTCATCTGGCAGAGTTACGGCGTGCTGGCCGAATCTGTGATGGTGCCGCTCTACAACACCCTGGAAAACTATCCCCTGCCCTATCGCACCGGCAGCGACAGCTACTCCGACGATTCCGCCTACTGGCAGCTCCGCAGCCTGACCGCGCTGGCCAGCGCCGATCCGGACAAATACCTGCCGCTGCTGCGCGGCGTCTGGAGCAAAGAGAGCACCAAGCTCTACAAGGAGGTGGCCCTGCTCGACAAGAGCCTGAAGCAGACCTACGCCAGCGACAAGGCTACCGCCATCGGGCTGGCCGCCGACTACTCCTACGGCCAGTTGGAGCAGACCTATCAGATGGCCAAAACGTTGCGCTACAAGCTGATGACGGATCTCACCAAGCGCACCGAGAAAAAGTATTCGCCGGAGGAGTTCAAGAAGATCATGAGCCTGTGA